A region of the Mesoterricola sediminis genome:
CGCGCTCCTCCAGGTCGCGACCCACGACCGGGCCTGGCTCGTGGACCCCCTGGCGATCCCCGACCTGATGCGCCCCACCCTGCGGGCCATGGCCGAGGTGCCCTGGATCGTCCACGACTTCTCCGGGGACGGCATCGTCTTCAAGCGCATCTACGACGTGCTGCCGGCCTCCGTGATGGACACCATGCTCCTGGCCCGGACCCTGGGCTACCCCCAGCCCGGCCTCAAGACCATGGCCAAGCTCAAGCTGGGCGTGGAGATTCCCAAGGAGGAGCAGGACTCCAACTGGATGTACCGGCCCCTGCGGCCGGCCCAGGTCAGCTATGCGGCCCGGGACGCGGCGCTGCTGCTGCCCCTGCTCCGCGCGCTCGCGGCCGAGGCCGAGGCGCGCCGGGACGATCCCGAGATCGGGCCCCGCCTGGCCCAGCTGCCCGGCGAGATGCGCCGGACCCTCCAGCGGGTGCGCACGTACCGCCCCCCCACGGATCACCCCGTCGTGGACAAGATCCGGCAGATGGGCCTCGGCGAAGCGGCCGTGGAGCGGGCCCGGAAGCTCACCCACCTGCGCAACGTGTGGGGCAACCAGGGGGATGTGGCGGCCGTCATGGAGCTGGGCAACCGCTGGATCCTGGCGCGCCTGGAGCACCCCCCCCGCACCCGGGAGGCCCTCGAGCGGTGCATCCCCAATCCCCGGTTCCGGCGGAACCGCCTCGACGCCCTCTGGGAGATCTTCAGCGGGAACTGACCGTCCCCGTGAGACACTGCATCCAGCACGCAGCAGGAGCCTAGGATGAGCCAGGAAGGACTGATCGTTCATTTCCCCAGCGCGCTGCCGGGCTTCCCCGACCTCCGGGACTTCCGCCTCCTGGAGCCGGAGGGGGGCTATCCGCTCAAGTTCCTCCAGGCCGTCGAGCGTCCCGAGATTTCCTTCACCTGCATGGACGCCGCCACGGTCAAGCTGGACTACGATGTGCCCCTGGGCGACGACGAAAGCCGCCTCCTGGGCCTGACGTCCCCCAGCGAGGCCCTGGTCCTCGCCATGGTCGTGGTGCCGGCGCAGGACCCCCGGCGGATGACGGCCAACCTCGCCGGTCCGCTCGTCATCAACACCCGCACCCGGGTGGGGTGCCAGGTCCGGCTGGACACGCGCGCCTTCCCCCTGGAATATCCGGTCCTCCTCCCCCCGGAACAGGACGTGCTCACCTTCCAGGACGGCCTGGTGGGCTTCCCGGACCTGCACCGGTTCCAGCTGCTGGAACCCTCCGACGCCTATCCCTTGAAGTTCCTCCACCCCCTGGACCGGGAGGACATCCACTTCGTGTGCATCGATGTGGCGGCCATCAAGCCGGACTACCAGGTGCCCCTGAACGAGGAGGAGGCGGAGGCCCTGGCGATCGAGCAGCCCTCCGACGCCCTCGTCCTGGCCCTCGTGGTCGTGCCCGAGGATCCCCGGCTCATGACAGCCAACCTGGCCGGCCCCATCCTCGTGAACCTCCGGACCCGCCAGGGCCGGCAGATCGTGCTCAGCAGCGAGAAGTTCCCCTTGAAATATCCCGTGATCGGCGACAACTAGCCGGAAAGGGGACCATGCTGGTCATCACCCGAAAGCTCAATCAGTCGCTCATCATCAATGGGAACATCGAGGTGTTCGTCGTCGGCCTCACGAAGGAAGGGGTGCGCCTGGGCATCAAGGCCCCCAAGGACGTCCAGGTCCACCGGCGCGAGGTCTTCGACGACATCGCCGCCCAGAACCGCGCCGCGACCACCCAGGCCAAGGAAGGCGGCCTGAGCCTCCAGGACGCCGCGGCCCTGCTGCGGTCCCGCCTGGCTAAAGCCAGGCCGGACCAGGACCGATAAGCCAGGGGTAGGAGTCCGCCTTGGAGACCGCATCCCTTTCCACCGAATCCGTCCTCGCCGCCGCCATGGCCCCGGTGGCCGGCGCCTACAGCGTCGGCGTGGCCCGGAAGGCCCTGGACGTCACCCGCGCCGAGGGCGAGGCCCTGGTCCGCATGCTGGACGCCGCGGGCGGGATCGGCCAGAACGTGGACACCACCGCCTGAAACCCGGAGAGGAGAGCACCATGAAAGTCGAATCGGCAGCCGCGTCTCAAGCGAAGGTTCAGAAGACCGAGCAGACCTCCACCCCTCAGCGGGCGGAGGCCCAGCAGCGGGCCCAGGCCCAGCAGCGCCTCCAGACCCAGGCGGAAGCGCGCAAACAGCCTGCCAACCCGCCCCACCTGGGCTCGAAGGTGGACACCACGGCCTGAACGGCCCCGGTAACGAGGAAAGCCGCCGGACCGCCCCAGGGGCGGATTCCGGCGGCTTTCCTTGCGTCTACTTGAGGTAGGGCTTCAGGAAGCGGCCCGTGACGCTGCCCTTGTCCCGGGCCACCTCCTCGGGGGTGCCCGTGGCGATGATGCGCCCGCCCTCGCCGCCGCCCTCGGGCCCCATGTCCAGGATCCAGTCGGCGGTCTTGATGACGTCCAGGTTGTGCTCGATGACCACGACGGTGTTCCCGGCCTCCATGAGGCGGTGGATCACCTCCAGGAGCTTCTGGATGTCCTTGAGGTGGAGGCCCGTGGTCGGCTCGTCCAGGATGTAGAGGGTCTTGCCCGTCTGCCGCTTGGACAGCTCCCGGGCCAGCTTGACCCGCTGGGCCTCTCCGCCGGAGAGGGTGGTGGCGCTCTGGCCCAGGCGGATGTAGCCCAGGCCCACGTCCACCAGCGTCTGGAGCTTGTTGGCGAGGGTCGGGACGGGCTCGAAGATGCCCAGGGCCTCCTCCACGGTCATGGCCAGGATGTCGGAGATGCTCTTGCCCTTGTAGTGGATCTCCAGGGTCTCCCGGTTGTAGCGCTTGCCCTTGCACTGCTCGCAGGTGACGTAGACGTCGGGGAGGAAGTGCATCTCGATGCGGATCAGGCCGTCGCCCTCGCATTTCTCGCACCGGCCGCCCTTGACGTTGAAGCTGAAGCGCCCCGGCGTGTACCCCCGGGCCCGGCTTTCGGGGAGCTGGCTGAAGAGTTCCCGCAGGGGCGTGAAGAGCCCGGTGTACGTGGCCGGGTTCGAACGGGGCGTGCGCCCGATGGGGGCCTGGTCGATGTCGATGACCTTGTCGATGAGCTCCAGGCCCTTGATGGCCTTGTGCCGGCCCACGACGTGGACGCCCTGGTGGAGCTGGTTGGCCAGGGCCTTGTAGAGGATCTCGTTGACGAGGGTGCTCTTGCCGGAGCCGGAAACGCCGGTCACGCAAGTGAACAGGCCGATGGGGAAGGCCGCGTCCACCTTCTGGAGGTTGTTCTCCTGGGCGCCGAGCACCTGGATGACGCCCCGGGCGGCCTTGCGGCGCTTCCGCGGGACGGGGATGTGCTCCTTGCCGCAGAGGAAGGCCCCGGTGACCGAGGTGGCGCTGCGGGCGATCTCCTGGGGGGTGCCCTGGGCCACCACGCGGCCCCCGTGCTCGCCGGCCCCGGGCCCCAGGTCCACCACGTGGTCCGCGGCGAGGATGGTGTCCAGGTCGTGCTCGACCACGAACACGCTGTTGCCCAGGTCCCGCATCTCCTTGAGGGTGGCCAGGAGCTTCTGGTTGTCCCGCTGGTGGAGGCCGATGCTGGGCTCGTCGAGCACGTACATGACGCCCTGGAGCTTGGACCCGATCTGGGTGGCCAGGCGGATGCGCTGGCCCTCGCCGCCGCTGAGGGTGGCCGCGGAGCGGTCCAGGGTCAGGTAGCCCAGGCCGACGTCGTCCAGGAAGCCCAGGCGCTCCTTGATCTCCTTGAGCACCTTGCCGGCGATGACGGCCTCGGTGCCCTCCAGGGCGAGGGCGTCGAACCAGGCCCGGGCCTCGCGCACGCTCTGGGCGCAGACGCCGGCGATGTGCTTGCCCTGGACGAAGACGGACAGGATCTCGGGCTTGAGGCGGGTGCCCTCGCAGGTCTCGCAGGGGATGACCCGCATGGACTCCTCCATCTCGGCCCGGATCTCCTCGCTCGTGGTCTCCCGGTAGCGGCGCTCCAGGTTGCCGATCACCCCCTCGAACTCGTGCATGAACTCGTAGCGGTTCCCCTTGTTCTGGTAGACGAACTTCATCTTCCGGTCGAGGCCGTGGAGGAGCACCCGCCGCACGTCGGCGCTCAGCTTCTTCCAGGGGGTGTCGAGCTTGAACCCCATGGCCTTGGAGAGCTGGGCCAGGAACTGGCCGCGCCAACCGTCCTCGCCCGCCGTCTTCCAGCCGCTGGCCGTGAAGCAGCCCTGGGCGATGCTCAGGTCGGGGTTGGGGACGATGAGCTCCTCGGCGAACTGGCGCTTGAAGCCCAGGCCGTCGCAGGCGGGGCAGGCGCCGAAGGGGGAGTTGAAGGAGAAGGAGCGGGGCTCCAGGTCGGGCAGGCCCTGGCCGAACCGGGCGCACGTCACATGGTTGCAGGCCAGCTTGCTGGAGAAGAGGCGCTCCTCGCCGCCCAGGTCCACGAGGGCGGACCCTTCGGCGAGGCCGCAGGCGATCTCGAGGCTGTCCGCCAGGCGGGAGCTGATGCCCTCGGCGTTCTTGAGGCGGTCGATGACCACCTCGATGGTGTGCTTCTTCTGCTTGTCCAGGTCGGGCAGGCCGTCGGTGAGGTCCAGCATCTCGCCGTTGACCCGGGCCCGGATGTAGCCCCGCTTCATGAGGTCGGCCAGGAGCTTCTTGAACTCGCCCTTGCGGGCCCGGACGACCGGGGCCATGACCTGGATCCGGGTGCCCTCGGGACGGGCCAGGATCTGGTCGGCCATCTCCTGCACGGTCTGGCTGGAGATGGGCCGGCCGCAGGCCATGCACATGGGCTTGCCCACCCGCGCGAAGAGCAGGCGGAGGTAGTCGTAGATCTCCGTGACGGTGGCCACGGTGGACCGGGGGTTGCGGCTGGTGGTCTTCTGCTCGATGGAGATGGCCGGGGAGAGCCCCTCGATGCTGTCGACGTCGGGCTTTTCCATCTGGTCCAGGAACATGCGGGCGTACGAAGACAGGCTCTCGACGTAGCGGCGCTGCCCTTCGGCGTAGAGCGTGTCGAAGGCCAGGCTCGACTTGCCGCTGCCCGACAGGCCCGTGATGACGACGAGCCGGTTCCGGGGAAGGGTCAGGTCGACGTTCTTCAGGTTGTGGACCCGGGCGCCCTTGATCGTGATGCTGTCCATCCTCACCTCGAATTCCGATCTTACGCCAAATTTTCGCATGCGGCCAAGGGGACCTGCTTTTCCGCCCCGGGCGGACCCGGACATAGAATGGTCGGATGCACGGCCTGGACATGAGCGTCCTGCTCCACCGCGCCCTCGAGGCGCGGCTGGGGCGTCTCATGGAGATCCTGGGCGGCCCCGCCTGGGCCGGGGACCCGGGGGCCCTCCACGACGCCCGGGTCGCCTCGCGGCGGGTCCGGGCCGTCCTGGACCTGGTCCGGCCGGACTGCTACCCCGGCCTCCAGCGCCACCGGCGCGCCCTGCGCCGCCTGACCCGCGCCCTGGGGACGCTCCGGGAGCTGGATGTCCACACCGCCTTCCTGGAGGACTTGGCCTGGCGCCTGCCCGGGGTGACCCCCGGGGCGGCCCTGGAGCATGCCCTCGAAGGCCTGGACCGCCAACGGAGGAAGCGGAGAGCTCACCTGGCCGCCGACCTGCCCCTGCGGGGCCTCCGTCGCCTGCCCGAGCTCCTGGAGGTGCCGAGCCTGCCGGAGCCCTTCCGGCCGAGTCGCCTCGCCGACGACGTCTGGGCCGCCCTCGGCCCCCGCTTCGACGAGGCCTTCGCCCTCCTCCCCGGGCTCCTGGAGCTGGAGGACCCGGAGGCCCTCCACCGGGCCCGGATCCGCCTCAAGCGCCTCCGCTACGCCCTGGAGGCCCTCGCCGGCGCCTGGCCGGAGCCCCCCGCCCCGGCCCTGGCGGGCCTGAAGGACCTGCAGGCCGCCCTGGGGGAGCACCACGACCTGGCCACCCTCGAGTCCGGGCTCCAGCGCCTCCTGGCGGGCCTCGAGGGCCGCGGGCGCCGGATCCTCGCCCAGGGCCTCGTCGAGCTCCTGGCCTGCGCGGGTGACGCCCGCCTGGCCGCGTTCCACCGGTTCCGGACCGCGGCGGCCGCCGCCCCGTCCCGGCCGCTCCGGTCCGGCCTGCGCCTGGGCCTGGGCCTTCCCGAGGAGGAGACCCCTTGACCTTCGCCCCGATGGCCTGGTTCCGCAGCCTCCACGCCAAGCTCTTCACGGTCACGGCCCTCGTGACCAGCCTGCTCACCATCGCCGTGGCCTATTCCATCACCCGGAACAGCCGCCGGGAGCTGGAGAACTACACCCGCAACCTGGCCTTCGAGACGTCCTCCGTGGTCGAGACGGAGATCCTCCAGCGCTGGGACAAGGATTTCCACGACTTCAAGGACAAGCGCAAGATCGAGGAGCTCCTGGAGGGGCTGGCCGGGCCGGACCGGAGCATCTTCCGCATCGACGTCTTCAAGCGGGAGGAGGGGGACACCGTCTCCCTGGTGACGTCCTCGGGCGACGACGATGCGGTGGAGTGGGGCAAGGAGATCGGCAGCTACATGCGCGGCAAGCCCCAGGCGGAGATGGTCAACCTGAACACGGGGACCCGGGCCTGGAAGTTCTACCTGCCCATCCGCAACCCCGTGAAGGGACGCCCTCCCCTGGGCCTGATCCGGACCTACTGCGACCTGGAGCACTGGGAGACGGTCTGGGAGCACAACCTCAAGAACACCTACGTGCGCCTTCCCCTCGTCCTCCTCGGGGAGTTCATCCTCCTCTGGGTGATCCTGGCCACGGTGGTCACGGAGCCCATCCGGAGCATCACCGACGCCATGAGCCGCCTCCAGGCGGGGGATCCCAGCGCCCGCACCGACGTGCGATCCACGGACGAGCTGGGCATCATCGCCGATCGCTTCAACCAGATGGCCGCCCAGCTCGAGCGGGCGGGACAGGAGCGGGAGGCCCTCATCGAGGAGATCCGGGGCTTCAACGCCACCCTCCAGTTCCGCATCGAGGAGGCGCTGTCGGCGCTCCAGGCCAAGAACCGCGAACTGGAGCAGCTGATGGAGGGCAACGCGCTCCTCCGGGAGGAGCTGGGACAGCAGGAGCGCCTGGCCATCGCCGGCCAGCTCACCGCGGCCTTCGCCCACGAGGTGGGCACGCCCCTCAACCTCGTGAACAGCCACCTCCAGCTCCTGGAGGCCCAGCCCGGGCTCGACGAGAAGACCAATGAGCGCGTGGCCGTCATCCGGGCCCAGATCGAGCGGGTGGGGGACATCGTGCGGCGGATGATGAGCGT
Encoded here:
- a CDS encoding putative motility protein, giving the protein METASLSTESVLAAAMAPVAGAYSVGVARKALDVTRAEGEALVRMLDAAGGIGQNVDTTA
- a CDS encoding CHAD domain-containing protein, yielding MHGLDMSVLLHRALEARLGRLMEILGGPAWAGDPGALHDARVASRRVRAVLDLVRPDCYPGLQRHRRALRRLTRALGTLRELDVHTAFLEDLAWRLPGVTPGAALEHALEGLDRQRRKRRAHLAADLPLRGLRRLPELLEVPSLPEPFRPSRLADDVWAALGPRFDEAFALLPGLLELEDPEALHRARIRLKRLRYALEALAGAWPEPPAPALAGLKDLQAALGEHHDLATLESGLQRLLAGLEGRGRRILAQGLVELLACAGDARLAAFHRFRTAAAAAPSRPLRSGLRLGLGLPEEETP
- the uvrA gene encoding excinuclease ABC subunit UvrA, translating into MDSITIKGARVHNLKNVDLTLPRNRLVVITGLSGSGKSSLAFDTLYAEGQRRYVESLSSYARMFLDQMEKPDVDSIEGLSPAISIEQKTTSRNPRSTVATVTEIYDYLRLLFARVGKPMCMACGRPISSQTVQEMADQILARPEGTRIQVMAPVVRARKGEFKKLLADLMKRGYIRARVNGEMLDLTDGLPDLDKQKKHTIEVVIDRLKNAEGISSRLADSLEIACGLAEGSALVDLGGEERLFSSKLACNHVTCARFGQGLPDLEPRSFSFNSPFGACPACDGLGFKRQFAEELIVPNPDLSIAQGCFTASGWKTAGEDGWRGQFLAQLSKAMGFKLDTPWKKLSADVRRVLLHGLDRKMKFVYQNKGNRYEFMHEFEGVIGNLERRYRETTSEEIRAEMEESMRVIPCETCEGTRLKPEILSVFVQGKHIAGVCAQSVREARAWFDALALEGTEAVIAGKVLKEIKERLGFLDDVGLGYLTLDRSAATLSGGEGQRIRLATQIGSKLQGVMYVLDEPSIGLHQRDNQKLLATLKEMRDLGNSVFVVEHDLDTILAADHVVDLGPGAGEHGGRVVAQGTPQEIARSATSVTGAFLCGKEHIPVPRKRRKAARGVIQVLGAQENNLQKVDAAFPIGLFTCVTGVSGSGKSTLVNEILYKALANQLHQGVHVVGRHKAIKGLELIDKVIDIDQAPIGRTPRSNPATYTGLFTPLRELFSQLPESRARGYTPGRFSFNVKGGRCEKCEGDGLIRIEMHFLPDVYVTCEQCKGKRYNRETLEIHYKGKSISDILAMTVEEALGIFEPVPTLANKLQTLVDVGLGYIRLGQSATTLSGGEAQRVKLARELSKRQTGKTLYILDEPTTGLHLKDIQKLLEVIHRLMEAGNTVVVIEHNLDVIKTADWILDMGPEGGGEGGRIIATGTPEEVARDKGSVTGRFLKPYLK
- the fliW gene encoding flagellar assembly protein FliW, giving the protein MSQEGLIVHFPSALPGFPDLRDFRLLEPEGGYPLKFLQAVERPEISFTCMDAATVKLDYDVPLGDDESRLLGLTSPSEALVLAMVVVPAQDPRRMTANLAGPLVINTRTRVGCQVRLDTRAFPLEYPVLLPPEQDVLTFQDGLVGFPDLHRFQLLEPSDAYPLKFLHPLDREDIHFVCIDVAAIKPDYQVPLNEEEAEALAIEQPSDALVLALVVVPEDPRLMTANLAGPILVNLRTRQGRQIVLSSEKFPLKYPVIGDN
- a CDS encoding sensor histidine kinase; the encoded protein is MTFAPMAWFRSLHAKLFTVTALVTSLLTIAVAYSITRNSRRELENYTRNLAFETSSVVETEILQRWDKDFHDFKDKRKIEELLEGLAGPDRSIFRIDVFKREEGDTVSLVTSSGDDDAVEWGKEIGSYMRGKPQAEMVNLNTGTRAWKFYLPIRNPVKGRPPLGLIRTYCDLEHWETVWEHNLKNTYVRLPLVLLGEFILLWVILATVVTEPIRSITDAMSRLQAGDPSARTDVRSTDELGIIADRFNQMAAQLERAGQEREALIEEIRGFNATLQFRIEEALSALQAKNRELEQLMEGNALLREELGQQERLAIAGQLTAAFAHEVGTPLNLVNSHLQLLEAQPGLDEKTNERVAVIRAQIERVGDIVRRMMSVTRRPRLHTEAVPFGPLLADLQRLWNPTLAAHNVTFETEAPEGCVLSVDRRQMEQLFLNLVNNAVDAMPEGGRLALAVKADPEGPRWLISLSDTGTGIPEELLAKVFKPMFTTKPEGKGTGLGLAICREIVRAHGGEITLESREGEGTTIRFPLPAMA
- the csrA gene encoding carbon storage regulator CsrA; translated protein: MLVITRKLNQSLIINGNIEVFVVGLTKEGVRLGIKAPKDVQVHRREVFDDIAAQNRAATTQAKEGGLSLQDAAALLRSRLAKARPDQDR
- a CDS encoding ribonuclease D — protein: MALAQFDLPTDYVDSPSTLAEALPHWFAANILAVDIECSLTGFHHCVLALLQVATHDRAWLVDPLAIPDLMRPTLRAMAEVPWIVHDFSGDGIVFKRIYDVLPASVMDTMLLARTLGYPQPGLKTMAKLKLGVEIPKEEQDSNWMYRPLRPAQVSYAARDAALLLPLLRALAAEAEARRDDPEIGPRLAQLPGEMRRTLQRVRTYRPPTDHPVVDKIRQMGLGEAAVERARKLTHLRNVWGNQGDVAAVMELGNRWILARLEHPPRTREALERCIPNPRFRRNRLDALWEIFSGN